Proteins encoded within one genomic window of Halocatena marina:
- the coxB gene encoding cytochrome c oxidase subunit II — protein sequence MRFRRAGVVGGYICFVLTMLLVTPATAQSVNKELIDQFNAQLLYVALPLMLFVEVILVYAVVRFRNNDNPLPTTKDRSLEITWTVATAIILLFVGVTAYAVLANPYITPQQPMNSQQSNAGASFSDFSESSSESDPVVVNVLAYQWGWQFSYPNANITTQGELVVPTDTNVRLRMTSVDVVHSLFIPELGVKQDVFPEQTTVIRTHVYEPGQYQLYCTEFCGSGHSRMKADVRAVNESQYRQWTQQHRGQRNTTNATSPALVL from the coding sequence ATGCGATTTCGTCGCGCAGGAGTTGTGGGTGGATATATCTGCTTCGTCCTGACGATGTTGTTAGTGACGCCAGCAACAGCGCAGTCGGTGAATAAAGAACTCATTGATCAGTTCAACGCTCAGCTACTCTACGTTGCACTTCCATTGATGTTGTTTGTTGAAGTGATTCTCGTGTATGCTGTTGTTCGCTTTCGAAACAACGACAATCCGCTGCCGACGACAAAGGATCGTTCGCTCGAAATCACGTGGACGGTGGCAACAGCGATTATTCTCCTGTTCGTCGGTGTCACGGCGTACGCAGTGCTCGCTAATCCCTACATCACGCCACAGCAACCAATGAACTCCCAACAATCCAATGCGGGCGCGTCCTTCTCTGATTTCTCCGAATCGTCAAGTGAATCTGATCCCGTCGTTGTCAACGTCCTCGCCTATCAGTGGGGATGGCAGTTCTCGTATCCCAACGCAAATATCACGACCCAAGGCGAGCTCGTCGTTCCGACGGACACGAACGTTCGACTCCGAATGACCTCTGTCGATGTGGTTCACTCGCTCTTCATTCCCGAACTCGGGGTCAAACAAGATGTTTTCCCGGAGCAAACGACCGTTATTCGAACGCACGTCTACGAACCTGGTCAGTACCAACTGTACTGCACAGAGTTCTGTGGCTCCGGTCACTCTCGGATGAAGGCGGATGTCCGTGCCGTGAACGAAAGCCAGTACCGTCAGTGGACCCAACAACACCGTGGACAACGGAACACCACGAACGCGACTTCACCAGCCCTCGTTCTGTGA
- a CDS encoding NAD(P)/FAD-dependent oxidoreductase, with the protein MPPQIVVLGAGYAGTAAIRSLENELEHPDLVWVSKEPHHFVLHEAHRCIRDPSICDKLTIPIEDIKSDHTRFVRGTVTGIETEARDVIIDGDRTIGYDYLIIAIGSQTAFFGIEGLEAHALTLKSPDDARSIHDQITNAAKDATRDEPAQIVIGGAGLTGIQTAGEIAAWRDEMSAPVELHLVEMEAHIFPGHDPEFQGSLRKKLEAANVTVHTGATCIAVDERTMQFEEVDDLDYDVLVWAGGVTGQDALSDTTIETNHSRANASSTFETSADRVYAIGDAAFVHPKIEENVFDEQTVWQRIVNPDTENVPPPTAEAAIEAGKQIGNNIARVRSGSEPVDWAYINKGTLVSVGDEVVAHNVIGVPMNTFSGPAARTLKRAVSARWITSISSPKRALTAWNDM; encoded by the coding sequence ATGCCACCACAAATTGTCGTTCTCGGTGCCGGATACGCCGGCACCGCTGCGATACGAAGTCTCGAAAACGAACTCGAACATCCAGATCTCGTCTGGGTGTCGAAGGAACCACATCATTTCGTGCTCCACGAAGCCCACCGCTGCATCCGAGATCCAAGCATCTGTGACAAACTCACGATCCCAATCGAGGATATCAAATCCGATCATACTCGCTTCGTCCGCGGAACCGTCACCGGGATCGAAACCGAAGCGCGCGACGTCATCATTGACGGCGATCGCACCATCGGCTACGATTACCTCATCATCGCCATCGGCAGCCAAACCGCTTTCTTTGGTATCGAGGGGCTCGAAGCACACGCACTCACGCTCAAGAGTCCAGACGATGCGCGCTCTATTCACGACCAGATCACGAACGCAGCGAAAGACGCTACACGGGATGAACCGGCACAGATCGTCATCGGGGGGGCTGGTCTCACGGGCATTCAAACCGCGGGTGAGATCGCTGCGTGGCGCGACGAAATGAGTGCTCCCGTCGAGCTCCATCTCGTCGAGATGGAAGCTCACATCTTTCCGGGCCACGATCCCGAATTTCAGGGTTCGCTCCGGAAGAAGCTTGAAGCGGCAAACGTCACCGTTCATACCGGCGCGACGTGTATCGCTGTCGATGAGAGGACGATGCAGTTCGAGGAAGTCGACGACTTAGACTACGACGTTCTCGTTTGGGCAGGTGGCGTTACCGGGCAGGATGCGCTTTCTGACACCACGATAGAAACGAATCACAGCCGAGCGAATGCGAGTTCGACGTTCGAGACGAGCGCAGATCGCGTGTACGCCATCGGTGATGCGGCATTCGTCCATCCTAAGATCGAAGAGAACGTGTTTGACGAACAGACCGTCTGGCAGCGCATCGTCAACCCAGATACGGAGAACGTCCCACCACCGACTGCGGAAGCCGCAATAGAAGCGGGCAAACAGATCGGGAACAACATCGCTCGTGTTCGCAGCGGCTCAGAGCCAGTCGACTGGGCGTATATCAACAAAGGAACGCTCGTCTCTGTCGGTGACGAAGTCGTCGCCCACAACGTTATTGGAGTTCCGATGAACACCTTCAGCGGCCCCGCCGCGCGCACACTCAAACGAGCGGTCTCAGCACGCTGGATCACGTCCATCTCCTCACCGAAGCGCGCTCTCACTGCGTGGAACGATATGTAA
- a CDS encoding four-helix bundle copper-binding protein — MALSEIDSLTDEMAQCIDSCFEAVQACEWCADECADHGEETARCLRHCRDTADLAAQCARMCARGSSFNTQMAELCAEACETCADECDQHDHNHCQVCASVLRNCAEHCRNVA; from the coding sequence ATGGCACTTTCAGAGATCGACAGCCTCACCGATGAGATGGCCCAGTGTATCGACAGCTGCTTTGAAGCCGTGCAAGCGTGTGAGTGGTGTGCCGACGAATGTGCGGATCACGGTGAGGAGACGGCGCGGTGTCTCCGACACTGCCGGGACACAGCAGATCTCGCGGCCCAATGCGCACGGATGTGTGCTCGCGGATCGTCGTTCAACACACAGATGGCAGAACTCTGTGCTGAAGCCTGTGAAACGTGTGCCGATGAGTGTGACCAGCACGATCACAATCACTGTCAGGTGTGTGCCAGCGTATTGCGAAATTGTGCCGAACACTGTCGCAACGTGGCATAG
- a CDS encoding ferritin-like domain-containing protein, with the protein MCANNLDELFRDGLKQTYYTEQQLVDALEEMKRQSSEEAIQTAFSEHRSETQEHIDRIETVFEMMDEQPEAKTDNAVKGLIEDHEKFLTHDPDQHVLDRYNIAAGQKSEHYEIAAYGNLIPIAARLGMDDAADLLEQNLREEQDALDELSGIGEAFDYGQVPSG; encoded by the coding sequence ATGTGTGCAAATAACCTCGATGAACTCTTCCGAGACGGACTGAAGCAGACGTATTACACCGAACAGCAGCTCGTCGATGCCCTCGAAGAGATGAAACGTCAGTCTTCGGAAGAAGCCATACAAACGGCCTTTTCAGAGCACCGATCAGAAACCCAAGAACACATCGATCGTATCGAGACGGTCTTCGAGATGATGGATGAGCAACCCGAGGCCAAGACAGACAATGCGGTCAAAGGGTTGATCGAAGATCACGAGAAATTCCTCACCCACGATCCAGACCAACACGTTCTCGACCGATACAACATCGCTGCAGGACAGAAATCCGAACACTACGAAATCGCCGCTTACGGAAATCTCATCCCGATAGCCGCCCGGCTCGGTATGGACGATGCTGCCGATCTGCTTGAACAAAATCTCCGAGAAGAACAGGACGCGCTTGATGAACTCTCGGGAATCGGTGAAGCGTTCGATTACGGTCAGGTCCCATCCGGGTAG
- a CDS encoding DUF1059 domain-containing protein produces MIQQFDCLIEDCDFTARGKTEDELMMRIKQHRQGNHPHLDVSEEEIRRNIRTI; encoded by the coding sequence ATGATACAACAGTTTGACTGTCTTATCGAGGACTGTGACTTTACCGCTCGGGGCAAAACCGAAGACGAGCTTATGATGCGGATTAAGCAACATCGACAAGGAAACCATCCACACCTCGATGTCAGTGAAGAGGAAATCCGACGGAATATTCGTACTATCTGA
- a CDS encoding rhodanese-like domain-containing protein, translating to MLEQITVDQLAKKLDSESEEFALIDTRPEDSYEAWRIPGAANVPFGPVETLSDEQQTRIDTIRDSRPIVTICGMGVTSANLATELDANGYDDVTVVKGGMRDWNARYETAVIDVPNDDCLLIQFQRRAKGCLSYLIGSRRTGEAVVVDPTRHIDQYIVAAAEAGLTITRVLDTHIHADHISGGKRLADRLDVPYHLGAPADRMEHEFQPLADGETLHLGDIEITALHAPGHTSEMMVYRIDGTLLTGDALFVDSVGRTELEFGDEGAEKGARLEYETLHETLFDHPDDLIVLPGHVTVTDEGTFENGSPGDPVRKTLADIREQVDVLSLDEDAFVDQLISDREKPANYETIIELNRGTRSPEDEDDITGLETGANNCAA from the coding sequence ATGCTCGAACAGATCACGGTGGATCAGTTAGCGAAAAAGCTCGATAGCGAGAGCGAAGAATTCGCACTCATCGATACGCGACCCGAGGACAGCTACGAAGCGTGGCGTATCCCTGGCGCAGCGAACGTCCCGTTTGGGCCTGTCGAGACGCTGAGCGACGAACAGCAGACACGGATCGATACGATCCGAGATTCACGACCCATCGTGACAATCTGTGGAATGGGCGTCACATCGGCGAACCTCGCCACCGAACTCGATGCGAACGGCTACGATGATGTCACGGTCGTAAAGGGAGGGATGCGCGATTGGAACGCACGATACGAAACGGCTGTAATCGATGTCCCAAACGACGACTGTCTTCTCATCCAGTTCCAGCGCCGCGCAAAAGGCTGTCTCAGTTATCTCATCGGGTCACGACGTACTGGTGAAGCTGTCGTGGTCGATCCAACGCGCCACATAGACCAATACATTGTTGCTGCTGCGGAGGCGGGTCTCACAATCACACGCGTCCTCGATACACACATTCACGCTGATCACATCTCTGGTGGAAAACGGCTGGCCGACCGCCTCGATGTTCCCTATCATCTCGGTGCCCCCGCTGATCGCATGGAGCACGAATTTCAGCCGCTTGCTGACGGTGAGACCTTACACCTCGGTGATATCGAGATCACAGCGCTTCACGCACCCGGACACACCTCTGAGATGATGGTCTACCGAATCGACGGGACACTTCTCACTGGTGATGCGCTGTTCGTCGATTCTGTCGGACGTACCGAACTTGAATTCGGCGATGAAGGTGCTGAAAAGGGCGCACGCTTGGAATACGAGACTCTCCACGAAACGCTGTTCGACCACCCGGATGATCTGATCGTGCTTCCCGGGCATGTGACGGTCACCGACGAGGGGACGTTTGAGAACGGATCGCCCGGGGATCCCGTAAGAAAGACGCTTGCAGACATCAGAGAACAGGTGGACGTGTTGTCGCTAGACGAGGATGCGTTCGTCGATCAACTGATCTCGGATCGGGAGAAGCCCGCGAACTACGAGACGATCATCGAACTCAATCGTGGGACACGATCACCCGAAGACGAAGACGACATCACCGGTTTAGAAACAGGAGCGAACAACTGTGCCGCTTGA
- a CDS encoding SDR family NAD(P)-dependent oxidoreductase → MGTIDFDFEGETVIVTGASSGIGRAIALRFSEAGATVINADRREEPKSGGMPTHEKIIDEHDETAEFVETDVSNSDELESVVLAAREYGGVDVMVNNAATQHSERFLDVEKDVFDRLHQTNVGGYFFGTQAAARDMIDRDEPGCIVNTASISSEVAQYGQVQYDSTKGAIKMITRGTALELAEHDIRVNAVSPGQIATEFTEGWSEEAQNAAGEGGFLKPVPLGRAGLPEDITGSVLFLSSTDAAYITGELVYIDGGWTAI, encoded by the coding sequence ATGGGAACGATCGATTTCGATTTCGAGGGCGAGACGGTCATCGTCACAGGTGCAAGTTCGGGAATCGGTCGCGCCATTGCACTTCGATTCAGTGAAGCAGGTGCGACGGTCATCAATGCCGACAGACGCGAAGAGCCAAAGTCGGGTGGCATGCCGACACACGAGAAAATTATTGATGAGCACGATGAGACCGCCGAATTCGTCGAGACGGATGTCTCCAACTCCGATGAACTTGAGAGCGTAGTATTGGCCGCTCGTGAGTACGGTGGTGTCGATGTGATGGTGAACAACGCCGCGACACAACACAGCGAGCGCTTCCTCGATGTCGAAAAAGACGTATTCGATCGATTGCACCAGACCAACGTTGGAGGATATTTCTTTGGAACACAGGCCGCAGCCAGAGATATGATCGATCGTGATGAGCCGGGATGTATCGTCAACACCGCCTCAATTAGCTCTGAGGTAGCACAGTACGGTCAGGTGCAGTACGATTCGACGAAGGGAGCGATCAAGATGATCACGCGTGGAACAGCGCTCGAACTCGCAGAGCACGACATTCGCGTCAACGCCGTTTCCCCTGGTCAGATCGCAACGGAGTTCACAGAAGGGTGGAGCGAGGAGGCTCAAAACGCGGCTGGCGAGGGCGGTTTCCTCAAACCCGTCCCTCTCGGACGAGCCGGACTTCCGGAGGATATCACGGGCTCAGTGCTGTTTCTTTCGAGCACCGACGCCGCCTACATCACCGGCGAATTAGTGTATATCGACGGCGGATGGACGGCAATCTGA
- a CDS encoding aldehyde dehydrogenase family protein — protein sequence MSESHNNYVEGEWKESESGEVFDVHNPATGETVAQFPRSTANDAHEAVEAAASAQAAWANTPGPTRGAVLRATAKRMDDRKAELTQTLVREEGKTRTEAAAEVQRAIDIFYYYAERAMDYDGTRTLSSTADRNLYTIREPIGVAGLIVPWNYPIAIPSWKSAPALATGNTVVLKPAMEAPTTFATVIDCFDEAASEIGVPDGVLNFVVGSGEDVGSAIIGHEAVDAVSFTGSRSVGEMVYEQATDDHKRAQTEMGSKNPTVVTPSADLESAVDIVGGGAFGVTGQACTATERVIVHDSMHDEFVDELINYAENLVIGSGLDDPDMGPHVSQDELESTLDYVDVGTNEDATLVYGGNRLTDGEYDAGHFVEPTIFTDVESDMRIMQEEVFGPFVGIMSYSDFDEAIELANDVAFGLSAGIVTNDHTKANRFIRDADYGIVKVNEKTTGLELHVPFGGMKASSSETYREQGEAGMDYFTIIKTVYENY from the coding sequence ATGTCTGAATCCCATAACAATTACGTGGAGGGAGAGTGGAAAGAATCAGAATCTGGCGAAGTATTCGACGTTCACAACCCCGCAACCGGCGAAACCGTCGCGCAGTTCCCACGATCGACCGCGAATGATGCACACGAAGCGGTTGAGGCAGCAGCGAGCGCACAAGCGGCGTGGGCTAATACTCCCGGGCCGACGCGCGGGGCGGTGTTGCGAGCGACTGCAAAGCGAATGGACGACCGCAAGGCAGAACTAACGCAGACACTGGTTCGAGAGGAAGGAAAGACGCGAACGGAGGCAGCAGCGGAAGTCCAACGGGCGATTGACATATTTTACTACTACGCCGAGCGAGCGATGGACTACGATGGGACCCGTACGCTGTCGAGTACTGCTGACAGGAACCTCTATACGATTCGTGAACCGATTGGCGTCGCTGGCCTCATCGTCCCGTGGAACTACCCGATCGCTATTCCCTCGTGGAAGTCCGCACCCGCGCTGGCGACCGGGAATACAGTTGTGCTTAAACCAGCAATGGAAGCACCGACCACGTTCGCAACGGTGATCGACTGTTTCGACGAAGCCGCTTCCGAGATCGGCGTTCCAGATGGCGTCCTCAACTTCGTCGTGGGAAGCGGTGAAGACGTCGGAAGCGCCATCATCGGACACGAAGCGGTCGATGCCGTCTCCTTTACCGGGAGCCGCTCCGTTGGTGAGATGGTGTACGAACAAGCGACCGACGATCACAAGCGTGCCCAAACTGAGATGGGAAGCAAGAATCCAACAGTGGTTACACCGAGTGCCGACCTCGAATCTGCGGTCGATATCGTCGGTGGGGGCGCATTCGGTGTCACTGGGCAGGCGTGTACGGCAACCGAGCGCGTCATCGTGCACGACTCGATGCACGATGAGTTCGTCGATGAACTCATCAATTACGCCGAAAACCTCGTCATCGGTTCCGGTCTCGACGATCCAGATATGGGTCCACACGTTTCCCAAGACGAACTCGAAAGCACGCTTGATTACGTGGATGTCGGAACCAACGAGGATGCAACGCTGGTGTACGGTGGGAATCGGCTCACAGATGGCGAATACGACGCTGGACACTTCGTCGAGCCGACCATCTTCACCGACGTTGAGTCCGACATGCGCATCATGCAAGAAGAGGTATTTGGGCCGTTTGTCGGCATCATGTCCTACAGTGACTTCGATGAAGCCATCGAACTGGCGAACGACGTGGCGTTCGGTCTCTCGGCAGGCATCGTTACGAACGACCACACGAAGGCGAATCGCTTCATACGGGACGCCGACTACGGCATCGTGAAAGTCAACGAAAAGACGACCGGGCTCGAACTTCACGTCCCGTTCGGCGGCATGAAGGCCTCGTCCAGTGAGACATACCGCGAGCAAGGCGAGGCGGGGATGGATTACTTCACCATCATCAAGACTGTTTACGAAAACTACTGA